A single window of Poecilia reticulata strain Guanapo linkage group LG10, Guppy_female_1.0+MT, whole genome shotgun sequence DNA harbors:
- the nipsnap3a gene encoding protein NipSnap homolog 3A, whose protein sequence is MLKLFGSLRPSAALFGTTAAAVAQPRAHLATGPQQEQRTFYEFRTYSIRPDQNSAFLKLTNEKIHLRTAHSQLIGYWTVEYGGLNKVFHIWQYDSYSQRAAVRAALAQDPSWISEYISKALPLLTAQDNEVSYLVPWSRLQSPPQQGGVFELTTFQMRPGGPAVWGGAFQAAMSAHDAPGYGKLLGAFHSEFGLLNRVHALWWFESADHRAECRHKAHTDARVVAAVRNSVAHLDSQRNQLMFPCPFSPMK, encoded by the exons ATGTTGAAGCTGTTCGGTTCTTTGAGGCCTTCAGCGGCCCTATTCGGaacaactgctgctgctgtagctcaG CCCAGAGCCCACCTGGCCACCGGACCCCAGCAGGAGCAGAGAACCTTCTATGAGTTCAGAACCTACAGCATCCGTCCGGACCAGAACTCGGCCTTCCTCAAGCTGACCAATGAGAAGATCCACCTGCGCACCGCCCACTCCCAGCTGATTGGCTACTGGACCGTGGAGTACGGCGGCCTCAACAAGGTCTTCCATATATGGCAGTATG ACAGTTACTCCCAGCGGGCAGCTGTGCGGGCAGCCCTGGCTCAGGACCCCTCCTGGATCTCAGAGTACATCTCCAAGGCCTTGCCGCTGCTGACGGCGCAGGACAACGAGGTTTCCTACCTGGTCCCCTGGAGCCGCCTGCAGAGCCCCCCCCAGCAGGGAG GCGTGTTCGAGTTGACGACCTTCCAGATGCGCCCTGGGGGCCCGGCTGTTTGGGGCGGCGCCTTCCAGGCGGCCATGTCGGCTCATGATGCTCCGGGTTACGGGAAGCTGCTGGGGGCGTTCCACAGCGAGTTCGGACTGCTGAACCGAG TTCACGCCCTCTGGTGGTTCGAGAGCGCCGACCATCGAGCTGAATGTCGACACAAGGCTCACACTGACGCCAGAGTGGTAGCAGCAG TCAGGAACAGCGTCGCCCACCTGGACTCTCAGAGAAACCAGCTCATGTTCCCCTGTCCTTTCTCCCCCATGAAGTAA
- the abca1b gene encoding phospholipid-transporting ATPase ABCA1b, protein MSVFTQLGLLLWKNFTYRRRQTLQLLVEIVWPLFIFFILIAVRLNYPPYEQHECHFPNKAMPSAGTLPWIQGILCNANNPCFRSPTPGESPGVVGNFNDSIISRLFSDAKKILLYSQNDRNLEGFKELARALEVLQSSRSGFKLKHFLRDNETLSSFLQRNASLTPHAALQVAEADVDLEQVVLRGWGVHLRDMCPSSGGTADMKDFVAIGDQQVAAQVQEILCQAPPTWLDRAEQNFMGNLDFFKPIRRDVRSDPEAVQQVAGAINNLLVSLGSLAVELAGMKSWVDLRNEIVFLTRNATASPSVLYQAVSRIVCGHPEGGGLQIKSLNWYEDSNYKALFGNHNGSEDDDAALYDNSSTPFCNSLVQNLDSNPMSRMIWQALKPLLLGKILYTPNTPATQRIIHEVNRTFQELGVFRDLGGMWEEMRPKVWEFMENSQQMDVIRALLKNNVTASFFHAQLAGTDWTVADVANFLSTQPAELPSGALTWREVFNETDQAIMSISRFMECVNLDKLEPVSTEERLVNRSMVLLEDRKFWAGIVFPDIGPNATELPPKVNYKLRMDIDNVERTNKIKDAYWDPGPRADPFEDMRYIWGGFLYLQDVIEQGIVRALTGIKEKTGVYIQQMPYPCYVDDIFLRVMSRSMPLFMTLAWMYSVSIILKSVVYEKEARLKETMRIMGLDNGILWLSWFISSLVPLLISAALLVLVLKKGNLLPYSDPGIIFVFLGSYAVVTIMQCFLISTMFARANLAAACGGIIYFTLYLPYVLCVAWQDYIGYGVKVFASLLSPVTFGFGCEYFALFEEQGIGIQWKNLVSSPLQEDEFSLRTTIIMMYFDSFLYGVLTWYIEAVFPGQYGIPRPWYFPFTKSYWFGEEGKSNKLPLNRKGNAAAVCVEEEPAHLEPGVYIENLVKVYRHGKKLAVDGLTLGFYEGQITSFLGHNGAGKTTTMSILTGLFPPTSGTAYILGKDIRTDLSAIRQSLGVCPQHNVLFSMLTVEEHIWFYARLKGLSEEQVSAEIEHILQDTGLPHKRHSRTSTLSGGMQRKLSVALAFVGGAKVVILDEPTAGVDPYARRGIWDLLLKYRQGRTIILSTHHMDEADILGDRIAIISHGKLCCVGSSLYLKTQLGTGYYLTLVKKEAEPSLSSCRNSSSTVSFTKKDEESASVSSSDAGLGSEHESEAAAIDHTAAICTPPDSSSVSGVVLHHVPAARLVEDLGHELTYVLPYSAAKDGAFVALFRELDLKLQELGISSYGVSDTTLEEIFLKVAEDNGVDTEVLSDGTLPVWRRRRTHAFGGGDHQSCLRPNTEDDNDCNDSDGDADCRETDCLGGTEGKGSVQVTGWSLKRQQFVALMWKRFLYARRSRKGFFAQIVLPAVFVCIALVFSLIVPPFGKYPSLELQPWMYEDQVTFFSDDAPGDSNMQKLLNALLDPPGFGTRCMDGYSIREAPCTMGDDDWSTPPVPDGVQQLFSSRNWTMEHPSPACSCTCDGRKRMLPDCPAGAGGLPPPEMKLSSSDALQNLTGRNVSDYLVKTYADIIGKSLKNKVWVNEFRYGGFSLGARSTQVLPAANEVDDAIERVRKVFELQKDSAADRFLDNLSGFINGLDTKNNVKIWFNNKGWHSVASFINVMSNGVLRANLPPGAEPGRYGITSFNHPLNLTKEQLSQVALVTTSVDVLVSICVIFAMSFVPASFVVFLIQERVSKAKHMQFISGVHPLLYWLANFTWDMCNYCVPATLVILIFICFQQKAYVSSSNLPVLALLLLLYGWSITPLMYPASFFFKIPSTAYVVLTSVNILIGINGSISTFVMELFGDHEIGGINDILKNVLLVFPHFCLGRGLIDMVKNQAMADALERFGENRFRSPLEWDMVGKNLFAMAVEGVVFFIITILIQYRFCIKPRPVSKLTKLGPLGEEDEDVARERHRIVQGLGQGDILELRQLTKVFKRKQKPAVDRLCVGIPPGECFGLLGVNGAGKTTTFKMLTGDTLVTSGEAFLSGKSILREIEDVHRNMGYCPQFNAINELLTGREHLELYAVLRGVPEREVCDVAEWGIRKLSLLKYADKRAGSYSGGNLRKLSTAISLIGAPPVVFLDEPTTGMDPRARRALWNCIHSVIKQGRSIVLTSHSMEECEALCTRMAIMVNGRFRCLGSVQHLKNR, encoded by the exons ATGTCCGTGTTCACACAGCTGGGCCTGCTGCTGTGGAAGAACTTCACCTACAGACGCCGACAGACG ctccAGTTGCTGGTGGAGATCGTCTGGCCActcttcatcttcttcatcctcatcGCCGTGCGGCTCAACTACCCCCCCTACGAGCAGCATGAGT gtCACTTCCCCAACAAGGCCATGCCGTCGGCGGGAACGCTGCCGTGGATTCAGGGGATCCTGTGCAACGCCAACAACCCGTGTTTCAGGAGCCCGACGCCGGGCGAGTCGCCGGGCGTCGTCGGAAACTTCAACGACTCCAT AATTTCCCGCCTGTTTTCAGATGCCAAGAAGATTTTGCTTTACAGCCAGAACGACCGAAACCTGGAGGGCTTCAAGGAGCTGGCCCGGGCCCTGGAGGTTCTGCAGAGCAGCCGCTCAG GCTTCAAGCTGAAGCATTTCCTGCGAGACAACGAGACGCTGTCCAGCTTCCTGCAGAGGAACGCCTCGCTGACCCCACACGCCGCCCTGCAGGTCGCCGAGGCCGACGTCGACCTGGAGCAG GTCGTCCTCAGAGGCTGGGGCGTCCACCTGAGGGACATGTGTCCCAGCAGCGGCGGGACGGCCGACATGAAGGACTTTGTCGCCATCGGAGACCAGCAGGTGGCGGCGCAGGTACAGGAAATCCTCTGCCAGGCTCCGCCCACCTGGCTGGACCGAGCCGAGCAGAACTTCATGGGCAACCTGGACTTCTTCAAACCAATCCGG agGGATGTCCGGTCGGACCCGGAAGCCGTCCAGCAGGTCGCCGGCGCCATCAACAACCTCCTGGTCAGTCTGGGTTCTCTGGCCGTCGAG CTGGCCGGGATGAAGAGCTGGGTGGACCTGCGGAACGAGATCGTGTTCCTGACACGGAACGCCACGGCGTCGCCCAGCGTCCTCTACCAGGCCGTCTCCAGGATCGTGTGCGGCCACCCGGAGGGCGGCGGCCTGCAGATCAAATCCCTCAACTGGTACGAAGACAGCAACTACAAGGCTCTGTTCGGCAACCACAACGGCAGCGAGGACGACGACGCCGCGCTCTATGACAACTCCTCCA CTCCATTTTGCAACAGCCTGGTCCAGAACTTGGATTCCAACCCGATGTCCCGGATGATCTGGCAGGCCCTGAAGCCTCTGCTGCTGGGGAAGATCCTGTACACCCCCAACACCCCGGCCACCCAGAGGATCATCCACGAG GTGAACCGGACCTTCCAGGAGCTCGGTGTGTTCAGGGACCTGGGCGGCATGTGGGAGGAGATGAGACCCAAAGTGTGGGAGTTCATGGAGAACAGCCAGCAAATGGACGTAATCAGG GCTCTGCTGAAGAACAACGTCACCGCCAGCTTCTTCCACGCTCAGCTGGCCGGCACCGATTGGACCGTGGCTGATGTGGCTAACTTCCTGTCCACGCAGCCGGCAGAGCTGCCTAGTGGCGCCCTCACCTGGAGGGAGGTGTTCAATGAGACCGACCAAGCCATCATGAGCATCTCTCGCTTCATGGAG TGTGTGAACTTGGACAAGCTGGAACCAGTGTCCACTGAGGAGCGGCTCGTCAACCGCTCCATGGTTCTACTGGAGGACCGGAAGTTCTGGGCCGGGATCGTTTTCCCCGACATCGGACCCAACGCCACCGAGCTTCCGCCAAAGGTCAACTACAAGCTGCGCATGGACATCGACAACGTGGAGCGGACCAACAAGATCAAAGACGC TTACTGGGACCCGGGTCCTCGGGCCGACCCGTTTGAGGACATGCGGTACATCTGGGGCGGGTTCTTGTACCTGCAGGATGTCATTGAGCAAGGCATTGTCAGAGCGCTGACCGGCATCAAGGAGAAGACCGGCGTCTACATCCAGCAGATGCCGTATCCGTGCTACGTGGACGACAT CTTCCTGCGGGTGATGAGCCGCTCCATGCCGCTGTTCATGACGCTGGCCTGGATGTATTCGGTGTCCATCATCCTGAAGAGCGTGGTGTATGAGAAGGAGGCGCGGCTGAAGGAGACCATGAGGATCATGGGCCTGGACAACGGCATCCTGTGGCTGAGCTGGTTCATCAGCAGCCTGGTTCCGCTGCTCATCAGCGCCGcactgctggttctggttctgaag AAGGGGAACCTGCTGCCCTACAGTGACCCTGGCATCATCTTCGTCTTCCTGGGATCGTACGCCGTGGTCACCATCATGCAGTGCTTCCTCATCAGCACCATGTTTGCTCGCGCCAACCTGGCCGCCGCCTGCGGAGGCATCATCTACTTCACCCTCTACCTGCCCTACGTCCTCTGCGTTGCCTGGCAGGACTACATCGGATACGGAGTCAAAGTGTTTGCT AGCCTGCTGTCCCCCGTGACCTTTGGCTTCGGCTGTGAGTACTTTGCGCTGTTTGAGGAGCAGGGAATCGGGATCCAGTGGAAGAACCTGGTGTCGAGTCCTCTTCAGGAAGATGAGTTCAGCCTCCGCACCACCATCATCATGATGTACTTTGACTCCTTCCTGTACGGAGTCCTCACCTGGTACATCGAGGCCGTGTTTCCAG GTCAGTACGGCATCCCTCGGCCCTGGTACTTCCCCTTCACCAAGTCCTACTGGTTTGGAGAGGAGGGGAAGTCCAACAAGCTTCCACTGAACCGGAAAGGAAACGCTGCAG ctgtgtgtgtggaggaggAGCCGGCCCACTTGGAGCCGGGAGTCTACATCGAGAACCTGGTGAAGGTTTACCGTCACGGAAAGAAACTGGCCGTGGACGGACTGACTCTGGGATTCTACGAGGGACAAATCACCTCCTTCCTGGGACACAACGGCGCTGGAAAGACCACCACCAT GTCCATCCTGACCGGCCTGTTCCCGCCGACCTCCGGCACCGCCTACATCCTGGGGAAGGACATCCGGACAGATCTCAGCGCCATCAGGCAAAGCCTGGGCGTCTGTCCTCAGCACAACGTCCTCTTCAGCAT GCTGACGGTGGAAGAGCACATCTGGTTCTACGCGCGGCTCAAAGGGCTGTCAGAGGAGCAGGTGTCGGCTGAGATCGAGCACATCCTGCAGGACACGGGGCTGCCTCACAAGCGGCACTCCAGGACCAGCACGCTGTCCGGCGGCATGCAGAGGAAGCTGTCGGTCGCCCTGGCCTTCGTCGGGGGGGCCAAGGTGGTGATCCTGGACGAGCCCACGGCTGGAGTCGACCCCTACGCCCGCAGAGGCATCTGGGACCTGCTGCTGAAGTACCGGCAGG GCCGGACCATCATACTGTCCACCCACCACATGGACGAGGCAGATATCCTGGGGGACCGTATCGCCATCATTTCCCACGGCAAGCTGTGCTGCGTGGGCTCGTCTCTGTACCTGAAGACGCAGCTGGGGACGGGATACTACCTGACGCTGGTGAAGAAGGAGGCGGAGCCGTCGCTCAGCTCCTGCAGGAACTCGTCCAGCACCGTGTCCTTCACCAAGAAG GATGAGGAGAGCGCCTCGGTCAGCAGTAGCGACGCCGGACTCGGCAGCGAACATGAAAGTGAGGCAGCCGCCATCG ACCACACCGCCGCCATCTGCACACCGCCGGACTCGTCCTCCGTCTCCGGCGTCGTCCTGCACCACGTCCCGGCCGCCCGCCTGGTGGAGGACCTGGGCCACGAGCTGACCTACGTCCTGCCATACAGCGCCGCCAAGGACGGCGCCTTCGTGGCACTCTTCAGAGAGCTGGACCTGAAGCTGCAGGAGCTGGGCATCTCCAGCTACGGCGTGTCCGACACTACGCTGGAGGAG ATTTTCCTGAAGGTGGCTGAAGATAATGGAGTGGACACTGAAGTACTGTCAG ATGGGACACTTCCTGTTTGGCGACGCAGGAGGACTCACGCCTTTGGAGGCGGCGACCATCAGAGCTGCCTGAGGCCGAACACCGAGGACGACAACGACTGCAACGACTCCGATGGAGACGCCG ACTGCAGGGAGACGGACTGTCTGGGTGGCACTGAGGGGAAAGGTTCGGTCCAGGTGACGGGTTGGAGCCTGAAGAGGCAGCAGTTTGTGGCACTGATGTGGAAGCGCTTCCTGTACGCCCGACGCTCCAGGAAGGGCTTCTTTGCTCAG ATTGTCCTTCCGGCCGTGTTCGTCTGCATCGCGCTGGTCTTCAGCCTCATTGTCCCTCCGTTCGGGAAGTACCCCAGCCTGGAGCTGCAGCCCTGGATGTACGAGGACCAGGTGACCTTCTTCAG CGATGACGCACCAGGAGACAGCAACATGCAGAAGTTACTGAATGCTCTGTTGGACCCGCCGGGCTTCGGGACGCGCTGCATGGACGGGTACTCCATCCG GGAGGCGCCCTGCACCATGGGGGACGATGACTGGAGCACCCCCCCGGTCCCTGATGGCGTCCAGCAGCTGTTCAGCTCCAGGAACTGGACCATGGAGCATCCGTCGCCGGCCTGCTCCTGCACCTGCGACGGCAGGAAGAGGATGCTGCCTGACTGCCCAGCGGGAGCCGGCGGGCTGCCGCCGCCTGAG ATGAAGCTGAGCAGCTCAGACGCTCTGCAGAACCTGACAGGACGGAACGTCTCGGACTACCTGGTGAAGACATACGCTGACATCATCGGGAAGAG CCTGAAGAACAAAGTGTGGGTCAACGAGTTCAg GTACGGAGGCTTCTCATTGGGCGCCAGGAGCACACAGGTCCTTCCTGCAGCCAATGAGGTCGACGACGCCATCGAGAGAGTCCGAAAGGTCTTTGAGTTACAGAAG GATTCTGCTGCTGACCGGTTCCTGGACAATCTGTCCGGCTTCATCAACGGCCTGGACACCAAGAACAACGTGAAG ATCTGGTTCAACAACAAAGGTTGGCACAGCGTGGCGTCCTTCATCAACGTGATGAGCAACGGCGTCCTGAGAGCCAACTTGCCGCCAGGTGCAGAGCCTGGTCGCTATGGCATCACTTCCTTCAACCACCCGCTCAACCTGACCAAGGAGCAGCTGTCCCAGGTGGCGCT GGTAACAACCTCGGTGGACGTCCTGGTGTCCATCTGCGTGATCTTCGCCATGTCCTTCGTCCCGGCCAGCTTCGTAGTCTTCCTCATCCAGGAGCGCGTCAGCAAAGCCAAACACATGCAGTTCATCAGCGGCGTGCATCCGCTGCTCTACTGGCTGGCCAACTTCACCTGGGACATG TGCAACTACTGCGTCCCGGCAACGCTCgtcatcctcatcttcatctgCTTCCAGCAGAAGGCCTACGTCTCGTCCAGCAACCTGCCGGTTCTggcactgctgctgctgctctacGG CTGGTCCATCACGCCCCTCATGTACCCGGCCTCCTTCTTCTTCAAGATCCCCAGCACGGCCTACGTGGTCCTGACCAGCGTCAACATCCTCATCGGCATCAACGGCAGCATCTCCACCTTCGTCATGGAGCTGTTCGGCGACCAC gAGATCGGCGGCATCAACGACATCCTGAAGAACGTCCTGCTGGTCTTCCCTCACTTCTGCCTCGGCCGCGGCCTCATCGACATGGTGAAGAACCAGGCGATGGCCGACGCCCTTGAGAGATTTG GTGAGAACAGGTTCCGGTCGCCCCTGGAGTGGGACATGGTGGGAAAGAACCTGTTCGCCATGGCGGTGGAGGGCGTGgtcttcttcatcatcaccatccTCATCCAGTACAGGTTCTGCATCAAGCCCAG gCCTGTCAGTAAACTCACCAAACTGGGACCACTGGGAGAGGAGGACGAGGACGTGGCGCGCGAGAGACACCGCATCGTCCAGGGCCTGGGACAGGGGGACATCCTGGAGCTCCGGCAGCTCACCAAG GTGTTCAAGCGGAAGCAGAAGCCAGCGGTGGACCGGCTGTGTGTCGGGATTCCTCCTGGAGAG tgcTTCGGTCTGCTTGGTGTGAATGGAGCTGGGAAAACCACAACCTTCAAGATGCTGACAGGAGACACCCTGGTGACCAGCGGAGAGGCCTTCCTGTCCGGCAAGAG CATCCTGCGGGAGATCGAGGACGTCCACCGGAACATGGGCTACTGCCCTCAGTTCAACGCCATCAACGAGCTGCTGACGGGAAGAGAGCACCTGGAGCTTTACGCCGTCCTCAGAGGCGTCCCAGAGCGGGAGGTCTGCGAC GTGGCGGAGTGGGGCATCAGAAAGCTGAGTCTCCTGAAGTACGCCGATAAGAGAGCAGGAAGCTACAGCGGAGGAAACCTGAGGAAGCTGTCCACTGCCATTTCTCTGATCGGAGCGCCCCCTGTGGTCTTCTTG GACGAGCCGACCACAGGGATGGACCCCAGGGCCCGACGGGCCCTTTGGAACTGCATCCACAGCGTCATCAAGCAGGGCCGCTCCATCGTCCTCACCTCACACAG CATGGAGGAGTGTGAGGCTCTCTGCACCAGGATGGCCATCATGGTGAACGGCAGGTTCCGATGTCTCGGCAGCGTCCAACACCTGAAGAACAGGTAA